Proteins encoded together in one Planctomyces sp. SH-PL14 window:
- a CDS encoding biliverdin-producing heme oxygenase has protein sequence MRAATHLSHSRLEEAVDWKAFLSDTRRYRALLTGFLSLARPADRAIWQALGSQTPPDFASRRTADWIAADLAALDRQEGRGQDSATAAVPEADFGFINSFAAAVGGLYVLEGSTLGAQLLSRMLHDALGCTAESGGRWLAAYGDETGPRWKRFQAWLNAVLTTPAEVDEAARAAVGTFERFSEWLSRCAREQGIVPSAASTPAVANGGRHE, from the coding sequence TTGCGGGCCGCGACTCACTTATCTCATTCCCGTCTGGAAGAGGCGGTCGACTGGAAAGCGTTCCTGTCGGACACCCGGCGGTACCGCGCCCTCCTGACGGGCTTTCTGAGCCTGGCCCGCCCCGCGGACCGAGCCATCTGGCAGGCTCTCGGCTCGCAGACTCCTCCGGACTTCGCCAGTCGCCGGACCGCGGACTGGATCGCCGCGGACCTGGCGGCTCTCGACCGTCAGGAGGGCCGCGGGCAAGACAGCGCGACCGCCGCGGTTCCCGAGGCGGACTTCGGGTTCATCAACTCTTTTGCCGCGGCGGTCGGAGGCCTCTATGTCCTCGAGGGCTCGACGCTCGGGGCACAGCTCCTGTCGCGAATGCTGCACGACGCGCTCGGCTGCACCGCGGAATCGGGAGGCCGGTGGCTGGCCGCCTACGGTGACGAGACCGGTCCGCGCTGGAAGCGGTTTCAGGCTTGGCTGAACGCAGTCCTGACGACTCCCGCCGAGGTCGACGAAGCCGCGCGGGCCGCGGTCGGGACGTTCGAACGGTTCTCCGAGTGGCTCTCCCGATGCGCCCGCGAGCAGGGGATCGTGCCTTCCGCCGCGTCGACTCCAGCAGTGGCGAACGGAGGCCGCCATGAGTGA